In Caretta caretta isolate rCarCar2 chromosome 20, rCarCar1.hap1, whole genome shotgun sequence, a single window of DNA contains:
- the DSN1 gene encoding kinetochore-associated protein DSN1 homolog, which translates to MEAKPEEVGRGRTKEAWLQETQNPPQQNLPGVEDGKNSGGTQEHDPSEEKVEPEHFSEPNKVISPGPGNKANVRASPSDRVRGATRKRSCPHPSPKKIDRSPSPKRISPWRESPRKGLTSSSFNLSPRALAISPQTTRRSWCRSSMKGTNRRKSLPPFHQDVTELSKSISLDFPETDRLSMLLLSSFQFSTQKLQHFLKQTDGFSPEAFKANVNSVSEELMRCTERLKLDGTLKKCTEELKGILSDPALNVSFFQMKEYINRFTTESQTWDQLLLSFQKSAEEMSRQLEQCKTNEVQVEPASYLGTSQAKVLSSKPNYQKILASQGEVFDCMELVLDELQQAVKLLQTFIEDSTQYLRNLSEQLASRTFQQLENSPIRKLLKVPPKKPPVTQCQQPPEG; encoded by the exons ATGGAGGCGAAGCCGGAGGAAGTTGGGCGGGGCCG GACTAAAGAGGCCTGGCTACAGGAAACGCAG AATCCCCCCCAACAGAACCTCCCGGGTGTTGAAGATGGGAAGAACAGTGGTGGGACACAAG AACATGACCCCAGTGAGGAGAAAGTGGAGCCTGAACACTTTTCAGAGCCGAACAAAGTTATTAGTCCTGGGCCTGGTAACAAGGCTAATGTGAGAGCAAGTCCCAGTGACAGGGTCAGAGGGGCTACTAGGAAAAGGTCATGTCCTCATCCTAGCCCCAAGAAAATTGACCGGAGTCCCAGTCCCAAGAGGATATCTCCATGGAGAGAGAGTCCCAGGAAAGGCCTCACTTCAAGTTCATTTAACTTGTCCCCAAGGGCACTTGCCATTAGCCCACAAACCACACGTCGCTCATGGTGCCGCTCCAGTATGAAAGGAACCAACCGCCGGAAGTCACTGCCTCCTTTCCACCAGGATGTCACAG AGCTGAGCAAATCAATCAGCCTTGATTTTCCTGAGACTGACAGGCTTTCCATGCTCCTGCTGTCTAGTTTCcag TTCTCTACCCAGAAGCTTCAGCACTTCTTGAAGCAGActgatggcttcagccctgaggcTTTTAAAGCAAATG TGAATTCAGTTTCAGAAGAGCTGATGCGTTGTACAGAGAGACTGAAACTAGATGGAACACTAAAGAAATGTACAGAAGAGCTGAAAGG TATTTTATCAGACCCTGCACTAAATGTGTCATTCTTCCAGATGAAGGAATATATAAACAG GTTTACTACAGAGTCTCAAACTTGGGATCAGCTTTTACTGAGTTTCCAGAAAAGTGCAGAAGAAATGTCCAG ACAACTGGAGCAGTGCAAGACAAATGAAGTGCAAGTGGAACCTGCTAGTTATCTTGGAACCTCACAGGCCAAAGTTCTCAGTAGCAAGCCTAACTATCAGAAAATACTCGCTAGCCAGGGTGAGGTGTTTGACTGCATGGAGCTTGTG CTGGATGAACTACAGCAGGCAGTGAAGTTGTTGCAGACTTTCATAGAAGACAGTACACAGTACCTCCGGAATCTGTCAGAGCAACTTG CATCAAGGACCTTTCAGCAACTGGAAAACTCACCTATTCGGAAACTACTCAAAGTTCCCCCAAAGAAGCCACCAGTCACCCAGTGCCAGCAGCCTCCTGAGGGTTAA